In the Leptotrichia sp. oral taxon 847 genome, one interval contains:
- a CDS encoding DJ-1 family glyoxalase III gives MSKKVAIFLADGFEEVEAIAPIDLLRRAEIDVDTVSLTDENLVQSARKVKVVADKVINELDFDKYDMLVLPGGPGHKNYFKSQLLLDKVLEFSKDVKNKKVGAICAAPLILSELGILENKKAICFPACESNLLAGNPILTREKVVVDGNIITSRSAGTAIDFALEIISQLLGNEKSKEISKEIVY, from the coding sequence ATGAGTAAAAAAGTTGCAATCTTTTTAGCAGACGGATTTGAAGAAGTGGAAGCAATCGCTCCGATTGATTTACTTAGAAGAGCTGAAATTGACGTAGATACAGTTTCATTGACAGATGAAAATTTAGTACAAAGCGCAAGAAAAGTTAAAGTAGTCGCAGATAAAGTTATAAATGAACTTGACTTTGATAAATACGATATGTTAGTCTTACCTGGAGGACCAGGACACAAAAATTATTTTAAATCCCAGTTACTTTTAGATAAAGTTTTGGAATTTTCTAAAGATGTGAAAAATAAAAAAGTTGGTGCGATTTGCGCAGCTCCATTGATTTTATCAGAATTGGGAATTTTAGAAAATAAAAAAGCTATTTGTTTTCCAGCCTGTGAAAGTAACTTACTTGCAGGAAATCCTATTTTGACTCGCGAAAAAGTAGTTGTAGACGGAAATATCATAACTAGCAGAAGTGCAGGAACAGCTATAGATTTTGCACTTGAAATTATTTCACAACTTTTAGGAAATGAAAAATCAAAAGAAATTTCAAAAGAAATAGTCTATTAA